tagactcttcatctaatcctttttttttttaatttaaattatattatcacgtgtaacaaaaaaacaaaatacgtACATAGTACACattaaagttgaaaaaataatcttaattaaaaaaaaaaaccaacaacatagtacatgtttctatgatattaaaaaaaaaaaaaaacagatataactacacttaaaaagaaaatagcaaaaaatatatatataataataataatactacacgtaaaaagaaccttattttttataaaaacaaaaaccaacaacatagtacacatttatatgattttaacttctcctataatttctaagttgataaaaatcataatttgattacaatccaaattctatcataatttgattacaatccaagttctatcttaatttgattacaatccaaattcttcatctaatcctttataaaaaaattcttaattaaaaaaaaggtaaaatttaagttgataaaaatcataatttaattacaatcaaaattttatctttatttgatttcaatctaaattctttatctaatcctttataaaaattaaaataaaaatttacttaaaaaaaacctGCAACATAGCACACgtttgagttgaaaaaaaaaatcttattaaaaaaaaaaagttgaaaaacaaatcttaattaaaaaaaaaaatagcaacataGAGCacatttttatgatttaaaaaaaaaaaatcgatatagctacacttaaaaagaaaacagctaataaaaaaatatataataatacacgtaaaaagaaaatagctcTACCAATTAAGTTTGAATTCAAGAGAAATTGAGTTGAACTAAAACTCTACTAAACCTACTCCACTCTACTATTTAAGAATGCTAAAATCAatacataaaaaaccaaaattaattaagtgaagAACTACTAAATGAAGGATTTGGCTTCTTCAATGAGAATAGCTatcttctttttactttttactttttgcatttttctattaatgtagttcaattattgcttaaattctatgcttttttaaaaatattttacataatgcaattcatcttaattattgatgtatttttttgatttagtgTTCTTAATTGATTGTGCAGATTATTTCCTCACTTATAGCAATATCAAGATGGCTAGATACAAATGACAACATCAAAATAGTTAGACACGGGTAATTTATATGTAAACTTTTACACATTTACATtgtaatacaatttttctttttctttatgtactttcatttatctattttttaaattattttgattgtgataCTCTAGAAGGTCTAGatacttatgttttttttttttttgtaatttatggcATATTTGTTTCGGTCAAAATATAATCACTGAATCTATTTGAGATGGAGCTCAtctacaatatgaaattatgagatttatgtgagaagagctatcttcattttttttttttagtttctatttttctattaaagtagttcaattattgcttaaattatatgatttaaaaaaaaattagataatgcaatttatcttaattattgatactacttttttatttggtgTTCTTAATTGATTATACAGATTATCTCCTCCCTTATGGAAACATTAAAGTGGTTATGATTggtaatttatagataaaattttacatttatattgtagtctaaatacttacattttttgtaatttatggatttttttttggtagtttatggatttttttttggccatatatgcaagaaatttatctataattagaatggaaatatttttaagtgccacacacacacacacacataatcaaattacaattttaatactaagatcttttaaaaatttaaaacttgccataatttttttaaaatattttataatatctttttttgcaaaaaaaaaaaaatacttacataatatacattttccatgtacttaattttaaaaatatttttaccattttgtttgttattaaatttgattatattatcaaaaataataataatttatatataagttttttttactaagccgtgcattgcacgggcataatactagtatatatataaaaccgaaacctttgctggcatcacaattttccacgtcagcacaatatttaaaaaataaaaaataaataaaaattataactcctcaaaaccctagcatccttacccctctctcaagttaagaaatataaagtcacggtttctgcaaactttctctttctccagacgtaggaagccctaaagcattcaagatctacaaaaccctagcaaccttacccctctctcaagttaagaaatataaagtcacggtttctgcaaactctctctttccagacgtaggaagccctaaaacattcaagatctacaatgcacggtatagattttagcttataaagttcagcttttgtaaggttagttttgtttatatattaattaatacatagtactttgttcaccattcaatactcatataatcaatttccaattcagtgttcaagaattaaaccaaaattctaactatgctatcataaaatattattattagtatgaattttatagagttgcggtgttcaagaattaaatcaaaattcttttaaattatctacaatattttgtcctctgaaaattttatctctttgattttagtatattgtgtttcttaaactatagagagattttctttggtttctgcaaactctctctctctccaaatgtaggaagccctaaacgcacggtatagcattcaagatctacaactcacggtatagattttaacttataaagtttagcttttgtaaggttagtttgtttatatatttagtccttatgtttaggtttaggttttaagagatttatatattactactatgtggctgaatttcccgtgacatcagttttatgtttttttattttttatttttaatttgttttatgtaaggttagtttgtttacattagttctttatctcaaagataaggcttttatttctaccgcaagaactatttaggtatgtatcccttgcaagcacatatgaacttaaattgtcttttaatatatgcatgctttattattttctaatagttttcccatgcatcgcacgggttagcgactagtaataataaattgtcGAACTCATTTGTTCAACCCTCTCATGCACATCCGTATAAGGGACCTTTGCCAAAGTCAATAATATCAAAACATTCCATCCCTTTGCCATAATTGTTTTTCTATGTGACAAGATGTGGTTGACCGCTTTATCAATTACAtggacttttattatttttttcattcatttaaagtctatcatataaattaaattttacaaattgaagtgTATATGAAAGGACACggttcaagaattttttttttcccaacattAGCCTGATTTCGgccctcaaatttttttttttttttttcctgttgaaCATTAgtgataaaattttcaattctattTGTGATGttctaaaattattatgaagAATTGAACATATTCAATTGGGAATTAGAGAAAGTTTGAATaatatgagaaaatataatCAGAACAATTAACACAAAGAGTGAAAACAAGCCgagtttgatatttttttgcatGAACCCAAGTAATTTCCAATATAAACCATGCAACACAATTGCCATCAGCTTGACCAAACCCTGGAGTAATATAATCTCAAATTCAACAAGTGTGTTTTATCtgatgaggaggaggaagaaCAAGATGAAGAAGGGGTTAAAAGGTAAAGCGTCAAGgtattaattgttattttttcaaagataaATGAAATAGTGATCTTAAAATATATGAACTTATATAATTCTATTACACTATATCTCAATATATGCGATGATTTAATTAAGTAAATAACtctatttatttactatttcttaagtttaaatattaattaaaaaatattaattgatataAGTGGAACAACAATATTTCAAATACATATTTGAAATGCAAGTTGGCGACACAATAGAAATTGCAAATTGTGTAGTGTTTGACAAAAGAGCAGAGGAGTTAATTTTATGCAACTCTCTAATATGGAAGACGTGATACGAATGGTTGAAACATTTTATTTGTCTAATTGGATGAAACTAATTATGTTAGATTGAAAACTAATGTTTTGCTCTTCGAGactatataaaataattaaatgaaataagATTTTTCCATGTTTAAATTTATAGATAAACATTTTATCTGTTTAGTACGCCTGcacatataaaaatacaataattgCAAATTGTAGCTCTCCAAGAAATATATCTTCAAAACCTcctccattttttctttttctttttttgagaagactaAGTATTTATAATACACTCatggagagagaggagaaggtCCTAAAGAAACTGACAATTGTGTATATCTAAAAGAGCCTAACTCTTGAATcccactgttttttttttctttgagaatagTAAGTAtttataacacacacacacggagAGAGGAGATAAGGTTTTAAAGAAACAGACAATGGTGTATATTTAAAAATGCCTAACTCTTGTATATCCAAAACCTCCTTATTGTAGTTTAGTAAAGCTTGACCTATTTATTGCTAAGTATGGAGTTGGTGCAAAAATTTGTAACTCtaaataaataagttcattATTAACCTATTTAAATAAGTGCTGAAATCtttatattttcacaataacaTTCGGTTGtgtttcaatttatttgttaaattgtACTTGGTATCATCTTAGCATTGAAGTCGTAATTGAGTGTGTGGGTGTGTTCATTTTTCTTGTGCTATGTTGCATCTCACCAAAAACTCATTGGACGTGTTCATTTTTCTTGTGCTATGTTGCATCTCACCAAAAACTCATTGGACGCATAAATCTTGAATTggaataaaaggaaaattttgacacacacacacacatatatatataagagctTCTTAACAAGCCAATGTTTTAAAACCCGAACAGTCTAAATAATCAGAAAAAGGagatatttaagttttttaggtCGAACCAGGGTCCAAACTGAGATCAAACATTAATGATGTCAGAGTGATGACCATGAAACACTCTCAAATTAGggattttatttgtattcaaCATTGGAGTGATTACAATGAAACCGAGAGAAAACCTTACAAGTTTGATAAACCCGGAAAAATCattatttgaatattttcactgtggttaatttatttaaattaaatcaaGATACAAGACTATAAGTCATGTTTATTGTTTCTAAGAGTAAGACTTCGTTAACTTAGTTTGcatttttatgatttgtttagatacagcttattttgctgaaaactgaaaactgaaaacactgtagcaaaataatttttaaatgtgtaaataatattgtgagactcatttttaatgaaaaagttactgaaaagtgatGTTTGTGGGTCTCATGAATAGTGCATGGGTGCACTGTTCACGCAAAAAGTCAACGttcacaactaaaaaaaaaaaaaaaaaaaaaaaacaaactgaaAACACAAACGCAAAACGCAAATCATCCAGATCCAAATGCCACCTTAGTGTTGTGTAATTATTGGTTTTACTAGTATTGAACAATGTGTTTAAGCTTTATGTGTGTGGTTTTCgttgtgttaaaaaaatgtaGGATGATTAGTGAAATTGAATTGAAACAATTTGAATTCTTTCACTCTACTGAATCTCTCACTATCACTATCACGCCAATTCGTTGGTCAGTGATCAGTAATAATAGGAAGACCTTGTGGATGCCAACATTCAAAGACAGAGGGCGGGAGACAATGATCGAGCAAAGGGTCTGGTAATTGGTGGTAGTGGGGTTTAGCGATCAAGATAGATGGTAATGGCATCATAGAAGAATTAAAAGGACTATCAGTGGTGGGATGAAAACTCATGCTGTGGGGTTGTTTGATtcacttatttatttagaatATGTATCTGAACATTTTTCTAACATCAACAATGAGAATAGTGTTTTTAGGACACTTGAATGGTAGGCTAGTTCAATGGACTTGAAAGATGTGTCATAAACTTGGAGGTCTCAGGTTCCATTTACAACACTATCAAGACATATTTTTGGGGCTGTTTCATAGGTTAAAAATGGAATAATTTAGACAAAGTATTGTAatattcaatcattttatttatttttttccttttggttttgaGGCATTTTACACTATCATTTtctacaacaaaatttaatcAGAGTTAGCTTAAAATCCATAGAAGTTTCTCTGACCTAGGAAAACCCTAGCCGTCAGGAGAATAGTCTAGTGCCTACGTCTCAATGGGGCTTCTAGAGTCCTCTTCCCACGTCGCTTTTGATCTGAGGGAGAGAGTGAGTGAGTTCTCGTTGAGATGGAGAAGTTGATGGGTTCGGGGAAGAAGTTTTCACTCTCAGAGGGTGAAGGCGATAAGTTTGTTGTCCAAGAGGAGACCATGGTGGAGGAGTATTTATTGGCAGCGAAGTTTCTGACTCGTAGAGTGTTGAATATGGAGGCCATAGCCAGGACCTTTACACTCTTGTGGAAGACCAGGAAAGGTTTTGAGATTAGAGATATGGGGGATCATAAGATTCTCTTCGTTTTTCCTGAGGAGGCAGACATTGATAGGGTTTTGGAGGGGAAGCCTTGGTCTTTTGATAGGCATCTTGTGGTGCTGCAGAGAATTGATAGGGATGTTGCTATCCGATCCCTGGATTTTAGTATCACCTGTTTCTGGATTCAGGTCCATGACTTGCTGGTTGGAAGCTTCTCTTTAGAACTGGCTAACAAGATTGGGTCGGTAGCAGGCAAGGTCGAGAACCAAATGACAGATGAGGGAGACCAGTATGGTGTAAATTTCATTCGGTTAAGGGTAGCGGTCGATATCCATAAACCGTTATGCCGTGGACGTACCATTACTACGGTTAGAGGAAAGGAGGGTTGGGTAAACTTCCGGTATGAACGACTGCCCAATATATGTTATTGGTGCGGAAAACTCATCCATGGAGATAGAGAATGGCCAGTATGGATTAGAAGCAGAGGTACTCTCAAGGATGGTGATCAACAATATGGTGCATGGCTCCGTGCAACCACGCCAAATCCTTTTAAGAAAATAGTGATCCGTGTGCCGGGCTTGGACGAGGAAGAGGGTTGGAACGGTTTCGAGAGGCATGATGAGAACGTTACGGCAGGTGGCAGTTCAAAGGAAGTTGGCAGATGTGGTTCGAAGGCTAGTCAAGCTGCAGAACGGAGTATGGAGGAGACTGGTGAGCAAGCTGGTCGGGTGGCTGATCGGGAAGCAGAGTTGGGTAGCCCAGAACCACGGGAAACCATTTTGGAAAGTCCAAATATTGCGGAGCCGGTGCCGCTTCGCAGTAATGAGGTAACGGtgcaaaataatttatttcagGAGCAATTGGAGGCGATTGATTATGAACTTTCAAAGTTTGATGATGTAACAGTCAAAGAAGTCAATGGGGAGAATAATGAGGTCACGTTACACCAACAGGAGGTTGAGGAAAAATTAGGCAATGGGCCTGGGTCGTTGGGCCTTTCCTCTAGCCCATGTGAAATGAAAGATAAGgggaaaaataaggaaaaaggtTGGGTTCTTAGAGAACAAAGCCAAGTTCAGCCCATTGGACATCATTCCTccattttatcaaaaagaaCCTCCATAGATGAGAACACAGAAACAGAGGAAACAGAGGGGAACAAGAAAAAGGTGGCCAAGTCTGATATAATGTTATTGGCGGAGGCTAGTTCCCAGCCCCGCCGAAACCAATGAATCTTTTAGCAtggaactgccgggggcttgggaaccgccGTGCAGTTCAAGAGCTTGTAGACATTGTACAAGCGCAAGGTCCCGAGATCATGTTTTTGTCGGAAACATGGTCGGATAAAGATTGGATGGAATGGGTTCGATGTCAGTTGAAGTTTGATGGATGTTTTACTGTCCCAAGTGAAGGGAGGGGCGGTGGGTTAGCACTCTtgtggaaagaagaagatgtgGTTTGGGTTGATAGTTTCTCACAGTACCATATTGACGCGTTAGTGCATGGTGGTTCGGATAACAAATGGCGCTTAACTGGCTTCTATGGTGAATCGAAGACGAATAGAAATTCTGAGGGATGGAACATGCTTTGTATGTTGAATTCTAAACCAAAGCTCCCATGGTGCTGTCTTGGAGATTTCAATGAGTTATTGGAggctaaggaaaaaaaaggtggtGCATAACAGTCCCATAATCTCATGCAGTCCTTCGGAGATGTTCTTGATGATTGTGGGTTTGTCGACTTGGGGTATTCTGGACCTGAGTTCACTTGGCATGGTCGTCGACATAGTGAATGGATTTGGGAGCGTCTAGACCAAGGGGTGGCAAACTATGATTGGTTAGCTCATTTTCCGATGGGTAGAATCACTCATTTGAACTGCTACACATCGGATCATAGACCATTATTATTAGCTCTTGATCCAAACGGGGAAAAACAGAAGTGGAAGCGAAAGCCATTCCGGTTCGAAGCTATGTGGGTCACTAATCCGGAATGTGGGAATACGGTCTCTAGAGTTTGGTCACATCAGTGTGCAAATGGTACTCCTATGTTCACCGTGGCTAGTAAGTTGAAGAGGtgcaaaaaaacatttaaagaaGTGGAGCAAGGCACATTTCGGCAATGTTAAACTACAAATCCAGCAGAAAAAGGAATTGTTATGGAAAGCAGAGGAAAGAATGGTCAGGGAAAATAATTATGAAGAGGTGTTGAGGTTGAATTCAGAATTGAATGTCTTGCTTGATAGGGAAGAACAAATGTGGCATCAGAGATCTCGGGTTCAATGGATTAAAAGTGGTGACCAGAACACTAGATTCTTTCATGGGACAGCCACCAATAGGAAGCGAAGGAATTTTATCAAAGGGCTACGTGATGCTGAGGGTGTTTGGGTATCTGAGGAAGCTGCctttacaaaaattttggttgatTTCTATGGCGAACTTTTCATAACATCTAACCCGCAAAATTTAGAGTTTGTTTTGGAGGGGATTCAAGAAGTTGTTTCCAGGGATATGAATTCAAAACTCACAGCTCCATTCAAGGCTGAGGAGGTTGAGTTAGCAATAAAAGAAATGGCCCCTTTGAAAGCCCCTGGCCCGGATGGCATGCCCCCTTTATTTTATCAGACTTACTGGACAGAAGTTGGTATGGATATTACTCAAGCTGTTTTATCATGTCTTAATTCTGGCTCTATTTTAAAATCCATAAATCATACATTTATTACTTTaatttcaaaagtaaaaaatccGGAGAGAGTCTATGAATTTAGACCAATTAGCTTGTGTAATGTGATTTATAAAATTGTCAGTAAAGTCATTGCAAATAGGCTTAAACCTCTCCTTAACAGTATCATATCTGAAACCCAAAGTGCTTTTATTGCTGACAGATTGATTACTGATAATGTGTTGATTGCCTTTGAATCTCTCCATCACATGAAAACTTGTTGCTCAGGGAAGACAGGTTTTATGGCTTTAAAattagatatgagtaaagcCTATGATCGGGTGGAGTGGGCTTTCCTGGAGAAAATTTTACTGAAGATGGGTTTTCAGAATTCTTAGGTATCTCTGATCATGGAATGCATTACTACGGTGTCATACTCTATTTTGATAAATGGTGAGCCACAAGGAATGATTGTCCCAACAAGAGAGCTAAGACAAGGGGATCCTCTATTCCCTTATCTCTTCCTTTTTTGTGCTGAAGGTCTAAATGCGCTTCTTAGGAGAGCAGCTGATGTTGGATAGATTCATGGTTTCTCTATTAGTAGGCGTGGCCCAAAGCTTACTCACctcttttttgcagatgattgcTTACTATTCTGTAGGTCTACACTAGCAGAGTGCGACAAAATAAAGGAGTTGTTAGCAGTGTATGAAGCAGCTTCAGGCCAGATGGTGAACCAGGATAAAACCACTCTCTTCTTCAGTAGCAACACAGATGAAACAACTCAGGAAGCAATTAAGGGGTCACTTGGTCTTCCGGTAATTCAacattatgagaaatatttgggtctACCTTCCTTTATAGGGAGGGGGAAGAAAGCAAGCTTTACCCAAATCAAAGAACGAGTATGGGCAAAAATGTaagggtggaaggaaaagttACTCTCTCAAGCTGGGAAAGAGGTAATGATCAAGGCAGTAATTCAATCAATCCTGGCATACTCTATGAGTGTCTTCAAATTGCTAGTCAACTTATGTAAAGATATTGAAATGATGATTCGTAAGTTCTGGTGGGGGCATGGTGAGACAAAAAAGTTACATTGGGTGAAGTGGAGGATGTTGTGTTCCTCCAAATCTATTGGGGGTATGGGTTTTAGggatatccaaaattttaataaggCAATGCTTGCTAAGCAGGTCTGGATATTTTTGAATAATAAGGAGTCGTTACTATTT
The DNA window shown above is from Quercus lobata isolate SW786 chromosome 7, ValleyOak3.0 Primary Assembly, whole genome shotgun sequence and carries:
- the LOC115951723 gene encoding uncharacterized protein LOC115951723, which produces MQSFGDVLDDCGFVDLGYSGPEFTWHGRRHSEWIWERLDQGVANYDWLAHFPMGRITHLNCYTSDHRPLLLALDPNGEKQKWKRKPFRFEAMWVTNPECGNTVSRVWSHQCANGTPMFTVASKLKRCKKTFKEVEQGTFRQC